In Gymnogyps californianus isolate 813 chromosome 1, ASM1813914v2, whole genome shotgun sequence, the following are encoded in one genomic region:
- the DRD3 gene encoding D(3) dopamine receptor, translated as MALFTRTSSHPNTTDPIPCGADNTTEPDLPHSHAYYALCYCILILAIIFGNVLVCIAVLRERTLQTTTNYLVVSLAVADLLVATLVMPWVVYLEVTGGVWTFSRICCDIFVTMDVMMCTASILNLCAISIDRYTAVVKPVQYQYSTGQSSCRRVSLMIVIVWMLAFAVSCPLLFGFNTTGDPSVCSISNPSFIIYSSLVSFYLPFMVTLLLYVRIYLVLRQRQKKRTLTRQGSHSASTKPCYAHKVHMERKALPNRCQGTFSPCLPLKCSGQELSTNRKLLTVFSLQRYRSFCHEASLTKTPGTTQHSRLEERRKSTKPGLEVRRLSDGKTVSSLKLAHQQPRLIQLRERKATQMLAIVLGAFIVCWLPFFLIHILNAHCPSCHVPPGLYSASTWLGYVNSALNPIIYTTFNTDFRKAFLKILCC; from the exons aTGGCGCTCTTCACAAGAACCAGCAGTCATCCTAACACCACCGACCCCATTCCCTGTGGGGCAGACAACACTACAGAGCCTGACCTGCCACACTCACATGCCTACTATGCCCTCTGCTACTGCATTTTGATTTTGGCCATCATCTTTGGGAACGTGCTGGTCTGCATAGCCGTGCTGAGGGAACGCACCTTGCAAACCACAACAAACTACCTTGTGGTGAGCCTGGCGGTAGCGGACTTGCTGGTGGCTACTTTGGTGATGCCGTGGGTAGTGTACCTGGAG GTGACCGGAGGAGTCTGGACTTTCAGCCGCATCTGTTGTGATATCTTCGTCACCATGGATGTAATGATGTGCACAGCCAGCATTTTAAACCTCTGTGCTATCAGCATTGACAG ATACACTGCAGTGGTGAAACCAGTTCAGTACCAGTACAGCACTGGGCAGAGCTCCTGCAGGAGGGTCTCTCTCATGATCGTGATAGTCTGGATGCTGGCATTCGCAGTGTCGTGCCCTCTCCTCTTCGGCTTCAATACTACAG ggGATCCCAGTGTCTGTTCCATATCCAACCCTAGTTTCATCATCTACTCCTCTTTGGTGTCCTTCTACCTCCCCTTCATGGTGACCCTGCTGCTCTATGTCCGGATTTACCTCGTGCTaagacaaagacaaaagaagCGAACCCTCACCCGGCAGGGCAGCCACAGCGCCAGCACCAAACCGTGTTATGCACACAAA GTACACATGGAGAGAAAAGCTTTGCCAAACAGATGCCAAGGCACCTTTTCCCCCTGTCTCCCACTCAAATGCTCGGGCCAGGAGTTGTCTACCAATAGGAAGTTGCTGACTGTCTTCAGCCTGCAGCGGTACCGCAGCTTCTGCCATGAGGCATCCCTCACCAAGACGCCAGGGACTACGCAACACAGcaggctggaagagaggaggaagagtaCGAAGCCAGGACTGGAGGTACGGAGGCTCAGCGATGGCAAAACCGTCAGCTCTTTGAAGCTAGCGCACCAGCAGCCCCGGCTGATCCAGCTTCGGGAGAGGAAGGCTACACAGATGCTAGCTATTGTCCTGG GGGCATTCATAGTCTGCTGGTTGCCCTTCTTCTTGATTCACATCCTCAATGCCCACTGCCCATCCTGCCACGTGCCCCCAGGGCTTTACAGTGCCAGCACCTGGCTTGGCTACGTGAACAGCGCCCTTAACCCCATCATCTACACAACCTTCAACACCGACTTCCGCAAAGCCTTCCTCAAGATCCTCTGCTGCTGA